GACCAGGGCTACCGGGTCCGGGGGTTGTCCCGCACCGCCCCTGACCTGCCCGCCGTGGACTGGGTCGCGGCCGACCTCGCCGACGCGGCGCAGGTGGTGGAGGGAGTCGAGGACCTGGAGTCGGTCGACGCCGTCGTGCACTGCGCGGGTTTCCAGCGGACGAACCCGCTGGGCTCGCTGCGCGCCGAGGACCTGCGGGCCATGTTCGACGTCCACGTCGCCGCGGCCGCGCTGCTCGTCGACACGCTCGCCGACCGGGTCGTCGACGGCGGCCGCGTCGTGCTGCTCGGCAGCCGCACCATGGTCGGGGTGGCGGGCAAGTCGCAGTACGCCGCGACCAAGGCCGCGCTGACCGGGCTGTCCCGCAGCTGGGCCCAGGAACTCGCCCCGCGCCGCATCACGGTGAACGTCGTGGCCCCCGGGCCCACCGCGACCGCCATGACGCACGACCCCGGTCGCGCGAGCACCCCGGTCAAGGTCCCGCCGCTCGGTGCCCTCGTCGACCCGGCGGACGTCGCCGCACTCGTCGGGTTCCTGCTCGGGCCGGCCGGGAGGTCGGTGACGGGCCAGGCCGTCGTCGTCTGCGGGGGCGCCTCGCTCTGAGGGGGTGGTGAGCATCCTCCGGGGGGCGTGGTGAAGCCCGCCGGAACCGGTACCGATTCGCCCGTACGGGCGATTGTCGTCCGACACACTGTTGAGGCCTCAACCGTCTCGTTCACCGGCCGAAACCTTGTGCATGGCCAAACGACTGCGGGACCTCTCCATCACCACGAAGCTCGGACTGGGCTTCGGCACCGTCTGCCTGCTGCTGGTGGCGGCGGTCGGCCTGGGGCTGCAGACCCTGCACACGTCCCAGGCGACGGTGTCGTCGATGTCCGACGTCGTGGTGCCGGGGGTCAAGTACAGCGGCCTGGTGAAGTACGGCGTCGCCCAGACGCGGCTCGACGTCACCTCGATGGGCCTGGCCACCGACGCGGCGGGCCGCGCGAGCGCCCGGAGCGCGATGGCGGCGGACGACGCGGAGCTCGACGCGAGCTGGAAGGGGTACCTCGACACGTTCCCCGTCTCCACCCAGGCCGACCGCGACTCCTTCCAGGCGGACCTCGCCTCGTTCCGCCAGCTGCGCGGGCCCGCCGTCACGGCGGCCGAGAACGGCGACCTGCCGGGGTTCCAGACGGTGCGCAACCGCGACCTGCTGCCGCTGGCCACCCGGATGAACACGACCCTCGACCGGATCCAGAAGGCCGAGGTCGACAACGCGACGCACACCTCGGCGCTCGGGGCCGCTCGCTACCGCGAGGCGCTGTGGCTGCTCCTCGGCCTCGGGGCGGTGGCCCTCGTCGCCGCCGCCGTCGTCGCCGTCCTCGTGGCGCGCTCGATCACCCGCCCGCTGGGGCGGACCGCCGAGGTCGTCCGCGGGC
The sequence above is a segment of the Kineococcus endophyticus genome. Coding sequences within it:
- a CDS encoding SDR family NAD(P)-dependent oxidoreductase — protein: MSPLAVVTGCSSGIGRAVTAHLLDQGYRVRGLSRTAPDLPAVDWVAADLADAAQVVEGVEDLESVDAVVHCAGFQRTNPLGSLRAEDLRAMFDVHVAAAALLVDTLADRVVDGGRVVLLGSRTMVGVAGKSQYAATKAALTGLSRSWAQELAPRRITVNVVAPGPTATAMTHDPGRASTPVKVPPLGALVDPADVAALVGFLLGPAGRSVTGQAVVVCGGASL